The DNA segment GACTGGATTGATGGTCTTGAAAAGTTGAAATCAATGGATCTTAACGGCAAGACTGTAGCCCTGTTTGGCTGTGGCGATTCCGACTCTTATAGCGAGTCTTTCTGCGGGGCAATGATTGAACTGTGGAACGGGTTAAAATCCAAGGGCGTTAATTTTATTGGAGAGGTTCCAATCGATGGCTATACTTTCGACGATTCAGAGTCGGTGATAGACGGCCGTTTCGTTGGCCTTGCTCTTGATGAGGTAAACGAGGACGACAAGACTGAAGCCAGAATAGACAGCTGGATAGCACAGATTAAGAGCCAGTTGTAAGTAAGATAAGATGTTGCTCACTATGATAAGGGGCTAGTTATTTATATAAACACATAAAATATTAGAGATTATGATTATTGAAAAAATTCATGCAAGGGAAATTCTCGATTCAAGAGGAAATCCAACAGTTGAAGTTGACGTGACATTAGAGTCGGGCATAACGGGCAGAGCATCTGTACCGTCAGGAGCATCGACAGGTGAAAATGAAGCTCTCGAACTGCGTGATGGAGATAAGACACGCTTCGGCGGAAAGGGCGTTACTAAGGCGGTAGAGAATGTTAACGGCAAAATAGCCGATGCCATAATAGGAATGTCAGCGCTCGAACAGCGTGCTATAGATAAGAAGATGATCCAACTGGATGGTACAGCCACGAAGTCTAATCTTGGTGCTAATGCCATACTGGGTGTATCTCTTGCCGTGGCTCATGCGGCTGCCAATTATCTTGGTTTGCCTCTATACAGATATATTGGAGGCACAAATACGTATGTTCTGCCTGTCCCGATGATGAATATCATCAACGGCGGTGCACACAGCGACGCGCCTATCGCCTTCCAGGAGTTTATGATCAGACCCGTAGGTGCCTTTTCTGAACAAGAGGCAGTGCGGATGGGATCTGAGGTCTTCCACGCTTTACATAAATTGCTCAAGGGTCGTGGATTAAGTACGGCTGTTGGTGATGAAGGTGGTTTTGCTCCAAAACTTGAGGGTATAGAAGATGCTCTTCAAAGCATTGTCGATGCTATCACCAAGGCAGGATACGAACCCGGCAAGGACATCACTATTGCTGTAGATTGTGCCGCAAGCGAGTTCTCAACCGAAAAGGATGGTAAGTTCTATTACGACTACAGTCAACTGAGCAACGGAATGAAGAAAGATCCTAACGGCAGGAAGTTGTCTGATGATGAGCAGATTGCTTATATGGAACATTTGATTTCAAAGTATCCTATCGACTCTATCGAGGATGGTCTTGACGAGAACGACTGGGAAGGATGGACCAAGATGACAAAGGCTCTCGGCGGCAAATGCCAGTTGGTAGGCGATGATTTGTTTGTCACCAATGTTAAATATCTTGAGAAGGGTATCATCAGCGGTGCTGCAAATTCTATTCTTATCAAGGTTAATCAGATCGGTACACTGTCAGAAACGCTTGATGCTATCGAGATGGCTCACCGCCATGGATATACTACGGTCACATCTCACAGATCGGGCGAGACCGAAGATACCACCATCGCAGATATTGCCGTTGCTACCAATTCAGGACAGATCAAGACCGGTTCTATGAGTCGTACAGACCGTATTGCCAAATACAACCAGTTGATACGCATCGAAGAGGAGCTTGGTCCTAATGCTGTGTACGGATATAGAAAACTTAAAGCTGAATAATCCCAATTACGATACAATTCGGTACAGAAATACTATATTTTCCTTACTTTGTTACAAAACAAAAGTTTTTTGAAACAAAATAGTAAGAGGATTATATTATTTAGGCTTAATTTTGCAGGCAGAAAGAAACAAAATATAGCGATGAAAAATTTTATTTGCATTCTGCTTTTGCTTTTAAGCATAAATTCGTATGGTAAAGTAATTAATGATAAAGAGATTAAGTCTCCCGATAGGTTGGTAAACTTCTCTTCGGGAGACTTACTTTTGAATGTTAAGAACTGCGTCTCAATATGCCTCGACCCTAATGATCTTAAGGGTGTGGATATAGCAGTAGGCAATCTTTGCACCGATATTCACAA comes from the Xylanibacter oryzae DSM 17970 genome and includes:
- the fldA gene encoding flavodoxin FldA, giving the protein MKKTVVIYGSSTGTCEGIAKMIASKLGLENSSVVDVSKLSDDVIAQNDNLILGTSTWGDGELQDDWIDGLEKLKSMDLNGKTVALFGCGDSDSYSESFCGAMIELWNGLKSKGVNFIGEVPIDGYTFDDSESVIDGRFVGLALDEVNEDDKTEARIDSWIAQIKSQL
- the eno gene encoding phosphopyruvate hydratase gives rise to the protein MIIEKIHAREILDSRGNPTVEVDVTLESGITGRASVPSGASTGENEALELRDGDKTRFGGKGVTKAVENVNGKIADAIIGMSALEQRAIDKKMIQLDGTATKSNLGANAILGVSLAVAHAAANYLGLPLYRYIGGTNTYVLPVPMMNIINGGAHSDAPIAFQEFMIRPVGAFSEQEAVRMGSEVFHALHKLLKGRGLSTAVGDEGGFAPKLEGIEDALQSIVDAITKAGYEPGKDITIAVDCAASEFSTEKDGKFYYDYSQLSNGMKKDPNGRKLSDDEQIAYMEHLISKYPIDSIEDGLDENDWEGWTKMTKALGGKCQLVGDDLFVTNVKYLEKGIISGAANSILIKVNQIGTLSETLDAIEMAHRHGYTTVTSHRSGETEDTTIADIAVATNSGQIKTGSMSRTDRIAKYNQLIRIEEELGPNAVYGYRKLKAE